GCAGCGCGCCCACCACCACGCTCTGCCAGAAGGGTTTGGGGGGCTTCCCAGCCGCTTTAGCGTGCGTCGGCTTGGAGTCGCCTTGGTCCATTTGCATGGGCTTTTGGCCCGGCGGGTGGCTCATAGGGCGGCCCAGCTTGTAGTAGGCGTACAGGCCCACCACGCCGGAGTAGAGCGGAGTAAGTAGCCAGACGTAGTTCATAATCCACATTTTTTGCCGGTGGCCGGCCAGGATGTCAACGCCGATAATGACGACGCACAGCCCCGCAACAAGCAGGGAAATAAGGGCAACGGTATGGAGCATAACAACGCGGGGCCGGGCATAAGCGCTGTCTTTACGGCCTGTTACGCGCCTGGCCGCCCCGTTGCGGGGCGGGCGCGCCAACTATCCCAATGTTATACTTTAGCGGCCAAAATTGTGCACCGCCCGGCCCCCTACCCTACCGCCGCTGGTGAGTCTGCACGAAGTCGAAAGCGGCCTGGCCGATATCCAAGGGAGCCAGCACGCACAGGCCGTCGGCGGAGCGAGCGAGCGGGTAGCAAGGCGCATGGGCAGGGGTAGGGCCGGCTGACCGAAGCAAGGCTGCTTCGGCTAAGATATCCGTTTGCCGCCAACGGTTGCCTGAGCTTGGCCCGTACTAGGGTAGCTAATTTGTTATTGCTTCGCAAGGTGCGAAAGAAGTAGGGTGCGGGGCTTGCCCCCGCCCGGCGTTAAACGATTCGCATAAGCTTCGTTCAACGCCGGGCGGGGGCAAGCCCCGCACCCTACTTCTTTATCAGACTACGCCTTCCACAGCTCGTGCTCCTGGCCTTTGCTGGTAGTGAGGATGAAGCGGGGCGGATTGGCGCGCAACACGAGGCGCACGCGGCCAGGGTATTTTTCCGAATCGACCCAGACGCCGTCCTCTTTCTGGGGGGTGTCGGTGGCGGGCAGGTAGGCAGTGGGCAGCAGCACGTCGGTATCGGATTTGAGGTCGAGGTGCACTTTTTCGAGCGCTTCCTCCAGGTCGGTTCCGTAGTCGTCGTTAAAATCGTCTTCGAGGTCGTGCAGCGACTCCTCCACGTCATCGTAGCGGGCGTCGTCGTAGGTGAGCGTGTGCAGCTCGGCTTTCTTTTCAATCAGGGCCAGCAGGGCGGCGTTCAGGTCGGCGGCGTTCATCGGGGCAGGCAGGGGAAAGTCGAATGGAAGAGGAAAGGCTACAAATTTGCGCACGAAAAGGCAAACGCCCAGCCCAACCACCGGGGCCAGGGGGCCGTTAAGGCGGTCATGTCTCTCCCCCTCGCGCTGACGTTGCTCACGATGTTGGTCTTGCTGGCGGTTTTCTACCGCTACCTCACCGCCGATGGCCGCCGCGCCCGCGCCGCGCTCGCTACCCCCTTCCCGCCCGCCTGGCGCACGCTATTAACCGAAAACGTGGCCTTTTACGATGGCCTCGATGCGGCCGGGCACACGCGCTTCGAGCAGGCTATGCAGCTATTTCTGGCCCGCACGCGCCTCACCGGCATCCAGACCGAAGTAGATGACCTCACGCGGGTACTCACGGCGGCCTCGGCCGTCATTCCGGTGTTTGGCTTTCCTTATTGGGAGTACCCTACCCTGCACGAAGTGCTGATAGTGCCCGATGCCTGGCAGCTCGAAACCAAGTCCGAGCAGGAGGTGCAGCCGCTGCAAGGCACGCTGCTGGGCTCGGTGCAGCGCTTCCAGACCTCGCAGTACATGCGCCTGAGCCGCGCCGCGCTGGTGCAAGGCTTCGCTGATGCCGAGGACCGGCACAACGTAGGCGTGCACGAGTTTGCGCACCTCGTGGACGAGGCCGATGGGCAGATTGACGGTATTCCGGCCGCCGGCCTACCCCCCGCTCTGCGCCCGGTCTGGGCCGAGGTAATGCAACGCGAGCTGGCCGCCATCCGGGCCGGCCACTCCGAGATTGATGCCTACGCGGGCACCAACGAGGCCGAGTTTTTTGCCGTGGTGAACGAGTATTTTTTTGAGCGCCCCGAAAAGTTAAAAGAATACCACCCCGAGTTGTTCGACCTACTCAGCCAGGCCCTGCACCAACACCCCGAGCAAACCTACGCCCCCCGCCCCGGCCGCCTCGACCCGCGCCAGTGGCTGCGCCAGCTGCGCGCCAAGAAGCAGACGCTGGGCCGCAACTCGCCCTGCCCCTGCGGGAGTGGCAAAAAGTACAAGGACTGCCACTTAGCGCAGGCGGCGTAGGGGGGTAGGCGAGTTTAGACACGGCTCAGCATCCAACTTTTTCTGCTAAAAAGAATAAACTCAACCGGCATTTCGTTACCTTAACGGCTGAAAATCAACCTCTTTTAGCCCCTGAAAACAACTGCTGCCTGGCTGCTGCTGGCCCTGGCGGGTGCGCCCAGTACCTGCACGGCCGCTACCAGGAAAGCATGACGCCCGCCGTGGCCCAGCGCTTGGCCGAGATTACCGTGAACTCCAAAACCGTGGCGCTGGCCGCGCCGGGGGTAGCAGCGGGTAAGTAATAACAATAAGGAGAAACGCAAATAAGGCCGTCATCCTCAGCTGGCGTCCGCTTGTCGAAGCCTGACGGTCTGACGGCCTTATTTATTTTTTAAGAGTGATGATTTAAATTACCCCAGCTCCACGCTCGGGTCCCAGTACAACTGCTTGAATTCCACCACCACGTCCTCTTCCACGCGCACGCCTTCGGCTTCGAGGCGTTCCTGCATGGCGGAGGGGGTAGGGAAATGGTGCCGCCCCGTGAGCTGCCCCAGCCGGTTAACGACCCGGTGGGCGGGCACGGGCGCTTCTTTTTGGTGGGTAGCAGCGTCGAGGTTAGAAGCCATGAGGGCGTAGCCCACGGCCCGCGAGCCGTGCCGGGCGCCCAGGTAATGCGCGATGGCCCCATAGCTGGTGATGCGGCCCGGCGGCACCAGGCGCACTACCTCGTGCACGTCGGCAAAGTAGTTGCGCGCGGCGGGGGGGGTAGGGGGCGGCAGGGCGGCGGGCTTCTTCATGGGCTAAAAATACGGGGCCGGCGGCGCAACCCGCGGGCCGGGCGGCGCGTCATTGCGCCCGCGCACTGAACCCGACCTTTGGGCTCGCTGTTGATTGCCTTCCACCTGGCCACCCCGCGTTTAGGCGCGCTGGCTGCTGGGTATCACCTTATTCCGTTTATGCGTTTTTTTTCTGCGGCCCCGCTCTTCATCGCCAGCACCGCGCTGGCCCTGCTGGCCGGCTGCCATGCCAAACCCGACGACGCCAAAGGCGGCAAGGGCGGCAAAAAGGATAACGGCCCCGCCCTGGTCGATGTGCTGGTGGCCCGGCCCACGGCCATAACTGATTCTATCGAGGCCAACGGCGCGGTAGTGGCCAACGACTACGTGGAGCTGCACCCCGAGGTGAGCGGCCGGCTCACCTTCCTCCACGTACCCGAGGGCCACCGCGTGCCCAAGGGAACCATCATTGCCCGCATCAACGACGCCGACTTGCAGGCTAATCTGCAAAAAACCAACGCCTTGCTACAGGTATCGCGCCTTTCGCAAGACCGCCTCGAAAAGCTACTGAAGGTGCAGGGCGTGAACCAGGCCGACTACGACCTGGCCGTGAGCCAGGTGCGCAGCAACCAGGCCGATGCCGCCTACACCCAGGCTATGCTGGCCAAAACCGTCATTCGGGCGCCCTTCACCGGCATTATGGGCCTGCGCCAGGTGAGCCCCGGTGCCTACGTCACGCCCGCTACCATCATCGCTACCCTCCAGGCCGACACCAAGCTCAAGGTCGATTTTACGCTGCCCGAAGCTAACGGCGGCCTGATACACCCCGGCTCGGTGGTGACGGTGCAGCTCGCCGGCAACCCGCCGCGCCGCTACCCGGCCACGGTTATCGCGCAGGAAAGCCAGGTCAACCAAACCACCCGCAACAAGACCGTGCGCGCCCAGCTGCCGGCCGGCGCTCTGGCCAGCCCCGGCGCTTTTGCTCGCGTGAGCGTGCCCACGGGCGCGGCCAGCCGCCGCGTGCTGCTGCCCACCAACGCCATCATGCCCGGTGATAAGTCGGACCAAGTAGTGGTGGTTCAACACGGCAAGGCCACGATGCGCGACGTGCGCACCGGCGACCGCCAGCAGGACCAGATTGCCATCGTGAGCGGCCTCGTGGCCGGCGACTCGGTGGTAACCAACGGCGTTTTATTCACCCAGCCGGGCAAGCCGGTGAAGGTGCGGCAGGCGAAATCCGCGGATTAAAAAGAACGTCATGCAGAGTGAAGGAAAGCATCTCGCGTGCGGTACTAATCCAATCGTTCGATGAGGTGAGCGAGATACTTCCCTTCGGTCTGCATGACGTTCTTTTTACGGTGTTTTATAATTTAAAGCATGAATATTTCAGAATTATCCCTTAAACGGCCCGTGCTGGCGACGGTGCTCAACCTGCTCCTGCTGCTTTTCGGGGGGGTAGGGTTTGCGTTTCTGGCCCTGCGCGACTACCCGGCCATCGACCCGCCGATTATCAGCGTCAATACCGCCTACACCGGCGCTAACGCCGACGTGATTGAGAACCAGATAACGGAGCCGCTGGAAAAGCAGATTAACGGCATTCCGGGTATTAAGTCGATTACCAGCAGCTCGTCGCTGGGCAGCAGCAACATCACAGTTGAGTTTAACTTGGGGGTTGATTTGGAGGCTGCGGCCTCGGATGTGCGCGACAAGGTGGGCCAGGGCGTGCGCTCACTGCCGCAGGATATTGACGCCCCGCCGGTGGTGTCGAAGTCGGACGCCAACTCCGACTTTATCCTCATTCTGGCCGTGCAGAGCCACACTAAAAGCCTGATGGACCTCAGCGACTTTGCCGAGAACAACCTGCAGCAGCGCTTCCAGACCATCAACGGGGTGTCGTCCATCAACATCTTCGGGCAGCAGCGCTACGCCATGCGCCTGTGGCTCGACCCGGCCAAGATGGACGCCTTCCAGGTGTCGTTCACCAACGTGCAGGCGGCCCTGAACGCCGAAAATGTGGAGGTGCCGGCCGGCAAAATCTACGGCGGCAACACCGAGCTGACCATCCGCACAATGGCGCGCTTCACCACCGAGGCGCAGTTTCGCAACCTGATTCTGCGCGAAGATTCTAAGGGAATTGTGCGCCTCGGCGACGTGGCGCGGGTGGTATTGGGCCCCGAAAACTATGAGCAAAGCTGGAAGCTGAACGGCTCCTACGCCGTGGGCCTGGCCATTGTGCCGCAGCCGGGCACCAACTACGTGCAGATTGCCGACGAATTTAATAAGCGCTTGGCCGAGGTGCAGAAGGAGAATAAGTCCGACATTGAGATGCGGGTAATTGTGGACAACACCAAGATTGTGCGCAACTCGATTGACGAAGTGATGGAAACCCTGGCTATTTCCTTCGGGCTGGTGGTGCTGGTTATTTTCTTCTTCTTCCGCAACTGGCTCACGGCCCTGCGCCCGCTCATCGACATTCCGATTTCGCTGATTGCCACGTTTTTCGTGATGTACCTGGCGGGCTTCACCATCAATATTCTGACGCTGCTGGGCATTGTATTGGCCACCGGCCTGGTGGTGGACGACGGTATTGTGGTGACGGAGAATATCTTCCGTAAGCTCGAAGAGGGCATGAACATCAAGGACGCGGCGCGCGAGGGTAGTAAGGAGATTTTCTTCGCCGTTATCGCCACCTCCCTCACGCTGGCGGTGGTGTTCCTACCCGTCATTTTTCTGGAAGGCTTCACGGGGCGCTTGTTCCGCGAGTTTGGGGTAGTGGTAGCGGGCGCGGTACTGATTTCGGCGTTCGTGTCGCTCACCATTACGCCGGTGCTCAACGTGGTGCTGCACCGCGAAAGTGGCAAGGGAGGCGGCAGCGGCCACGGCAAGCTGTACGACCGGACCGAGCCGTTCTTCCAGGGCATGGAAAGCTGGTACGGGCGCGTTGTGGGCAAGTTTCTGCGGGTGCGCGGGCTGGCCTGGTTGGTGGTGGCCGCCTGCGCGGGCATCATTTTCTTTATTGGCAAAGGCATTCCGACTGAGCTGGCCCCGCTCGAAGACCGCAGCAGCGTGCGCCTGGTGCTAACCGGCCCGGAGGGCACGAGCTTTAGCGCGATGGAGAAAATCAGCGACCAGGTGGCGGCTTTCGTGAACGACTCAGTGCCCGAGAATGACTTTGTTTTTTCGCGCACGCCCGCCGGCGGCAGCGCCAACACCTCGCAGGTGCGCGCCGGCCTGGTGCCGCCCGATGAGCGCAAGCGCACTCAGGACCAGATAGCTAAGTACCTGACCAAAGCCACCAAGCGCTTCAACGACGCCCGCATTTTTGTGGTGCAGGAGCAGACCATTGCCGTGGGTTCGGGCTCGAAGAGTAGCGTACCCGTGCAGTTTGTGCTGCAAACTACCGACCTCAACAGCATCAAGGAAGCCCTACCCCGCTTCCTGGCCGCCGCCCGGCAAGACCCGACTTTCCAGAACGTGGATGCTAACCTCAAATTCAATAAGCCCGAGGTGCAGCTAACGTTTGACCGACTCAAAATCAGAGACTTGGGCCTGACTACGCAAGACGTGGTAGCCGCCGTGCAGGGCGCGTTTGGGGGCCGGCGCATGGCGTATTTCCTGCGCGATGGTCGGCAGTACCAGGTCATCGGCCAGGTAGACCGCAACTCCCGCAGCGCACCCAACG
The genomic region above belongs to Hymenobacter psoromatis and contains:
- a CDS encoding zinc-dependent peptidase encodes the protein MSLPLALTLLTMLVLLAVFYRYLTADGRRARAALATPFPPAWRTLLTENVAFYDGLDAAGHTRFEQAMQLFLARTRLTGIQTEVDDLTRVLTAASAVIPVFGFPYWEYPTLHEVLIVPDAWQLETKSEQEVQPLQGTLLGSVQRFQTSQYMRLSRAALVQGFADAEDRHNVGVHEFAHLVDEADGQIDGIPAAGLPPALRPVWAEVMQRELAAIRAGHSEIDAYAGTNEAEFFAVVNEYFFERPEKLKEYHPELFDLLSQALHQHPEQTYAPRPGRLDPRQWLRQLRAKKQTLGRNSPCPCGSGKKYKDCHLAQAA
- a CDS encoding MGMT family protein; its protein translation is MKKPAALPPPTPPAARNYFADVHEVVRLVPPGRITSYGAIAHYLGARHGSRAVGYALMASNLDAATHQKEAPVPAHRVVNRLGQLTGRHHFPTPSAMQERLEAEGVRVEEDVVVEFKQLYWDPSVELG
- a CDS encoding efflux RND transporter periplasmic adaptor subunit, translated to MRFFSAAPLFIASTALALLAGCHAKPDDAKGGKGGKKDNGPALVDVLVARPTAITDSIEANGAVVANDYVELHPEVSGRLTFLHVPEGHRVPKGTIIARINDADLQANLQKTNALLQVSRLSQDRLEKLLKVQGVNQADYDLAVSQVRSNQADAAYTQAMLAKTVIRAPFTGIMGLRQVSPGAYVTPATIIATLQADTKLKVDFTLPEANGGLIHPGSVVTVQLAGNPPRRYPATVIAQESQVNQTTRNKTVRAQLPAGALASPGAFARVSVPTGAASRRVLLPTNAIMPGDKSDQVVVVQHGKATMRDVRTGDRQQDQIAIVSGLVAGDSVVTNGVLFTQPGKPVKVRQAKSAD
- a CDS encoding efflux RND transporter permease subunit yields the protein MNISELSLKRPVLATVLNLLLLLFGGVGFAFLALRDYPAIDPPIISVNTAYTGANADVIENQITEPLEKQINGIPGIKSITSSSSLGSSNITVEFNLGVDLEAAASDVRDKVGQGVRSLPQDIDAPPVVSKSDANSDFILILAVQSHTKSLMDLSDFAENNLQQRFQTINGVSSINIFGQQRYAMRLWLDPAKMDAFQVSFTNVQAALNAENVEVPAGKIYGGNTELTIRTMARFTTEAQFRNLILREDSKGIVRLGDVARVVLGPENYEQSWKLNGSYAVGLAIVPQPGTNYVQIADEFNKRLAEVQKENKSDIEMRVIVDNTKIVRNSIDEVMETLAISFGLVVLVIFFFFRNWLTALRPLIDIPISLIATFFVMYLAGFTINILTLLGIVLATGLVVDDGIVVTENIFRKLEEGMNIKDAAREGSKEIFFAVIATSLTLAVVFLPVIFLEGFTGRLFREFGVVVAGAVLISAFVSLTITPVLNVVLHRESGKGGGSGHGKLYDRTEPFFQGMESWYGRVVGKFLRVRGLAWLVVAACAGIIFFIGKGIPTELAPLEDRSSVRLVLTGPEGTSFSAMEKISDQVAAFVNDSVPENDFVFSRTPAGGSANTSQVRAGLVPPDERKRTQDQIAKYLTKATKRFNDARIFVVQEQTIAVGSGSKSSVPVQFVLQTTDLNSIKEALPRFLAAARQDPTFQNVDANLKFNKPEVQLTFDRLKIRDLGLTTQDVVAAVQGAFGGRRMAYFLRDGRQYQVIGQVDRNSRSAPNDITRLYVTNSRGESIPLSAVVHQVENSNPSTLYHFNRFKAATISAQLAEGKTVGDGVKAMQAIADKVLDPSVFQTALTGSSRDFAESAGNTTFAFVLALVLIYLLLAAQFESFRDPLIILITVPLALAGALLSLWAMNQTLNIFSQIGMIMLIGLVTKNGILIVEFANHQRDAGLPLREAVRLAAQQRLRPILMTSLATALGALPIALSLGAASTSRKPLGIVIVGGILFSLVLTLLVIPAIYTFIAKERQPVAVGEAAVPTPEPAEVAA